The Vespula pensylvanica isolate Volc-1 chromosome 14, ASM1446617v1, whole genome shotgun sequence sequence GATACTAATTATcgtgaatgaaaataaaaacgatcgatgattatcaagaataataaaaattgtttaataatttacttatatCTGTCGTGATCTTTCCTTGATCAGCGATaggaattaaaatttttgtgtTTATATCATAATCAGCTTTGATATTTAACTGTGGATACAAGATAGTGGCATCGATTTGTTGCTTTTCGACATCAGGTTTCAAATTTAACGGCCAATAGTTGTCAAGTCCGTGGATTATCAGTTTCTTTGCCTCTATATGAACATTTGGTTGATCGACGAATATTACATCATTCAAGATCAAAGGAGAAATAGATGGGACCTCTAATTCTGGTATtccttttattaattcatctCGAATTTGTTCGATGCTGTTAAGAATACACTCGTTCAATTTTGGATTCCTCCGACCACATATATGAATGTACGAAgctatagaaataaaattaaatcaaatcaaataaactaaaaataaaaaagaaaagaaatcgttagAATTATCTTTGAATTCGTTTCTAgtaagtaattttctttttttatggttTTGTTATCTCATAATCACTTcctcataaaaaataaaaaaaaaaatatatatatatatatacacatatatataaacataacaaCATAgtaatttatagaatatcaCTATCTTTGGattactttatttcattttttctttttatgcttctctctgtctttctttttcctttttataactCAACTGTTCCGCCTTTATACCATTAAATCGTTCAAAGTGTAATAAATCACATAATCACGTACTaagttcaattttttatttcgatcattttatatttattctccaACTCTCGctgttgttttatttcttcttcttcttttattattattattattattattactattattattattattatcactaatattataaaaatcgcACGTAAACAAAAATTGGACAGTAACTAGCAAcaactttctttatttcacttCAAAAACACGGAAGTGAAAatctcaaaaaagaaaaaaagaaagaaaaaacagaaaagaataaaaaataaaattgtaatatgacgaatttcattaattgaaaaatgtaatactATAATTCTCAATTTCCACAAATAAACACTCACGAATTTCGGTCATCGCAAGATTAATCAGAAGAAGTAGTACAAAAGATTTGACGAACATTTTGAGATATTATCGATTAGTATGGGACAGATAGAGGAGAGTAAAATACATCCACACGGATTAAAGCACGTTAAAAGACTACAAGACATCTGTAAGTCTTATTTCTTctgttatatatacactttgCGGAACTCAACCATTCCTCCCGAGATGTATAAATACTGAATCATCAAAGTCCAGGGCCATGGTCGTATGGGATATCTACGTATTAGTTGTTAATATTTCCCCCTCTTTGCATAGATTTACTTCccctattctctttttctattatatttataatcatattgTTATCAGAACGTATATTGTGGGTCAcattaaatcaaatttcatAGGATCTGTGTTTATAGCTTATcatttccttgtttttctctattttattaatttacatagatataacaGCGAATTACAACGTATGTCGAGTTCGTAAATgaatatgcatataaatatacattatatacacgCGTATCTATAAGTCTCACGTGGTATGtacacctatgtatatatctaattagctatatatatgtgtaagtatatatttacatacatacacacatacatatatgtatataatatgtaggTATGATAATACAGTCAGACTAACAATAAAACCTATTAtgacattttttctttgtacgatttttaataaataattctttaaagaatttttttcaataaaacaaataccttgaatttcaatataaaatgattcttttgtttctttctttctctctctctctctttctctctctttctctctttttttttcatatattcacTTTTATTTCCAACCAgtcgttaatatttttcctcTCGTCTGTTGTCCGACTAAAATTAACAGCGAATTACATCGTCTCTCTGTTTTATTGATGGTCAAAgatcttgaaaatttctaaggaATATTTTTCGctaaacattttttctcataC is a genomic window containing:
- the LOC122634305 gene encoding uncharacterized protein LOC122634305, with translation MFVKSFVLLLLINLAMTEIPSYIHICGRRNPKLNECILNSIEQIRDELIKGIPELEVPSISPLILNDVIFVDQPNVHIEAKKLIIHGLDNYWPLNLKPDVEKQQIDATILYPQLNIKADYDINTKILIPIADQGKITTDINNATAKILLRYKLIEKDDKKYMYFFSMTTKLNFKDITIDIQPGNNTDSTLTKAFNNFFGNNKNDIITIILPSVEKSISENILKLSNNMVKHFHYDEILPDRE